Below is a window of Candidatus Eisenbacteria bacterium DNA.
GATCTCCACGGGAAAGTGGATCGTGCTCCCCTCGGCGATGCAGCGATCTCCGCGGAGGAGCCTGTAGGTGAAGACGACCCTGCGGGACTGGACCTCGGCGAGCTCTGTCTCGATCTCGATCTGATCGTCGTAGCGGGCCCCCGTCCGGAAGCGGAGGGTCGCCTCGGTCACGGGCAGCGCAACGCCCCTCTCCTCGACTTCCCGGTACGGTAGCCCCCGGGCCCTCAGCCACTCGGTCCTTCCCACCTCGAACCAGATGAGGTAGGCCGCGTTGTAGGCGACCCCCATGGCGTCGGTGTCGGCGTAGCGCACCCGGACGACATGTCGATGGGGTTTCTCCACGCGCCCTCCCGGGGGAAGCCTAGCAGAGACCGGCGGATGGATGTAGTTGAGACCGCCCTGGAGCGGTGGTACCATTATTAGGAGGGATTGTCTTCCCTCGGCCTCTGGTTTCGCAGGGGGGGTCGGCTGATGTCTGGATACCTTTGTCGGGTCGCAAGGGGCTTCCTCGTCTTGGCCCTGTGCCTGGTCTCTGGTCTCGTGGGCGAGAGTCGAGCCATCGACGTCGGGGAAGCCGCCCCGTACTTCTCGCTGACGGATCTCGACTACGACCAGCACTCCCTGACCGCATACCGGTCTCATCCC
It encodes the following:
- a CDS encoding acyl-CoA thioesterase; translation: MVPPLQGGLNYIHPPVSARLPPGGRVEKPHRHVVRVRYADTDAMGVAYNAAYLIWFEVGRTEWLRARGLPYREVEERGVALPVTEATLRFRTGARYDDQIEIETELAEVQSRRVVFTYRLLRGDRCIAEGSTIHFPVEIATGKAVRMPPWLLERLA